From the genome of Eublepharis macularius isolate TG4126 chromosome 12, MPM_Emac_v1.0, whole genome shotgun sequence, one region includes:
- the LOC129340210 gene encoding olfactory receptor 6M1-like — translation MEEVNKSIVTEFILLGFQTTHSLEILLFIAFLFVYVLTIAGNVTIIALVLTNHHLQSPMYFFLSNLSFLELMITSAVMPKMLVNIITRKKTISFVGCLTQSFFYFLMGSTEFFILAVMSFDRYLAICYPLRYASIMNSKACFQLLLGSWTGGFLIILVPSIVTAGLPFCGPNTVNHFFCDSAPLLKLVCTDTSLAELVDFGTSCILLLGSLLITVVSYIYIISAVLRIPSAQGRKKAFSTCVSHMTVVTLYYGSSIFIYVRPTKGNVLDFNKVGTVLNTMMTPMLNPFIYCLRNERVKDSLRSILRKTIVILKK, via the coding sequence ATGGAGGAAGTTAATAAATCAATAGTGACTGAATTCATCCTTCTGGGATTTCAGACCACTCACTCCCTAGAAATTTTGCTCTTCATCGCCTTCCTCTTTGTATATGTACTGACCATCGCAGGTAATGTCACAATAATTGCATTAGTACTGACCAACCACCACCTTCAGTCacccatgtattttttcttgagtAACCTCTCATTCCTGGAACTCATGATCACTTCAGCTGTCATGCCTAAAATGCTAGTAAATATTATCACAAGGAAGAAGACCATCTCCTTTGTCGGCTGCCTTACACAGTCATTCTTCTATTTCCTCATGGGCTCTACTGAATTCTTTATCCTGGCTGTTATGTCCTTTGACCGCTATCTGGCAATATGTTACCCACTACGTTATGCATCTATCATGAATAGCAAAGCCTGTTTCCAACTTCTTTTGGGGTCATGGACTGGTGGCTTCTTGATTATTCTAGTTCCCAGTATTGTGACTGCTGGTTTGCCATTCTGTGGCCCAAACACTGTCAACCACTTCTTTTGTGACAGTGCCCCTTTGCTCAAACTTGTCTGTACTGACACATCACTGGCTGAACTAGTTGACTTTGGAACCTCTTGCATACTGCTTCTGGGCTCACTTCTTATAACAGTTGTGTCCTATATTTACATTATTAGTGCTGTCTTGAGAATTCCATCAGCACAAGGCCGAAAGAAGGCCTTCTCAACATGTGTATCTCATATGACTGTGGTTACATTGTATTATGGCAGCTCTATCTTCATTTATGTCCGTCCTACCAAAGGGAATGTTCTGGATTTCAACAAAGTAGGCACTGTGTTGAACACAATGATGACTCCCATGCTCAATCCTTTCATATATTGTCTCAGAAATGAGAGGGTAAAGGATTCCTTGAGGAGTATCCTGAGGAAGACCATAGTCATTCTAAAAAAGTGA
- the LOC129339329 gene encoding olfactory receptor 4D10-like yields MAQDNQTSRVTEFVLLGLSQNSKLNLLLFLFFLIIYITTWIGNLTIILTVIFMHQLHTPMYFLLANLAGTDIGNSTVTALKMLGGLLSYPNTISFNWCITQIFFFHFISGAVDIFLVLLAVDRYIAIYKPLQYLLIMKQEVCIGFVAAAWLSGFVHSIIQIGILVQLPFCGPNVLDHFFCDISQFVKLSCTDTYMTEILMVTNSGLLLVVIFFALLVSYSVILIKIRTHVTEGRHKALSTCAAQIMVISIHFGPSMFSYNQLFRVFPGEKFVAVMYTLITPMLNPMIYTLRNAEMKNAIRKLKRKIWSSRSGMISFPSCCPNFSSEFLKCRTCI; encoded by the coding sequence ATGGCGCAGGACAACCAGACCTCAAGAGTGACAGAATTTGTTCTGTTGGGCCTCAGCCAGAATTCCAAACTGAATTTACTCCTCTTTCTATTTTTCCTCATTATTTATATAACAACATGGATTGGGAATCTGACCATTATCCTCACAGTGATCTTCATGCACCAACTTCACACACCTATGTACTTCTTATTGGCCAACCTTGCTGGCACAGATATTGGTAATTCCACAGTCACTGCTCTCAAGAtgcttggaggtctcctatcatACCCTAATACCATCTCCTTTAACTGGTGCATTACTcagattttctttttccacttcaTTAGTGGTGCTGTAGATATCTTCTTAGTGCTGCTGGCTGTTGATCGGTATATAGCTATCTATAAACCTCTGCAGTACTTGCTTATCATGAAACAAGAAGTTTGTATAGGATTTGTAGCAGCAGCATGGCTAAGTGGTTTTGTTCACTCCATTATCCAGATTGGGATTCTTGTTCAGCTGCCCTTCTGTGGACCCAATGTATTGGACCATTTCTTCTGTGATATCTCCCAGTTTGTCAAACTGTCCTGTACTGACACATACATGACTGAGATACTGATGGTTACTAATAGTGGGCTACTCCTTGTGGTAATCTTTTTTGCCCTACTTGTATCATACTCTGTGATCTTGATCAAGATTAGAACCCATGTTACAGAAGGGAGGCACAAAGCCCTTTCTACCTGTGCTGCACAGATTATGGTTATAAGCATACATTTTGGACCCTCAATGTTCTCTTATAATCAGCTTTTCAGAGTGTTTCCAGGAGAGAAGTTTGTTGCAGTAATGTATACTCTCATCACCCCAATGTTGAACCCTATGATTTACACTCTGAGAAATGCAGAAATGAAAAATGCTATTAGAAAACTCAAAAGAAAAATCTGGTCTTCAAGAAGTGGAATGATTAGCTTTCCATCTTGCTGCCCGAATTTCAGTTCAGAATTCTTAAAATGTAGAACGTGCATTTAG